ATGGTTAGCGGGAAAGGCCATCACCGAATACGTGCCCACCGTGAAGGATTCCAACGGCTGGATCTGGTGGATCTTGAAGTTGAGATACTTCTCCGCTTCAAGAGACAAGAGACCGTAACCCGCAAGGTCTCTCTCAAACGTTTCTGCAGCTCGTTCCAAGGTCTCACGGGACGCGTAGAAATTCAAGACAGGTGCGCCAACCACGCCATAGGCTGGGCTGCGAGAGAGTAGATGGGACAAGTCCAGATGATCGGCGTGCGGATGCGTTTGCAGGCAATATCGCACCTCATCCAGAGAACACCCATGCATGTGCGACGCCGACATAATGTCGGGACCGAGATCAAGCAGCAAATCATTGTTGATCAGCGCAGCGGACCGTTTCCGAAGACTCGGCCCACCTAGCGTACGTGCCTGGGCGCAGTTTCGGCATTTGCAAAAAGCCTCTGGGAAGGCATTCGCGGCGGCGGTTCCAAGGAAAGTGATGGTCATCTATTGAGGCTCTTTCCGACGCCCTTACTCTCTTACAATCAGGCTTGATCCGTACCGGGTCTAGTAGGCGTACGCCCTGAGGAACAGGAAAACCACTACACCGGTAATCGAAACGTAGAGCCAGATGGGGAACGTAAAGCGGGCGATCCGGCGGTGCATCGCGAAACGGCCCGTCAGCGAGAAAAAGAAAGTTGTGAGCACCATCGGCAGCGCGACAATGGAAAGGATTACGTGGCTGGCTAAAATGGAAAGGTAGAGCGTGCGCACCGGGCCGTGGCCGGGGAAAATCGTGTCGCCGTGCAGTGCGTGGTTCACGATGTAGCTGATGAGAAAAACGGATGAGAATGCGAAGGCCAGCAGCATGCTCGTGCGATGCGCTTCCCGGTTGTGATGTTTGATGAAATACAATCCCACGCACAGCGCAATCGCGCATAATCCGTTGAGAAGCGCGTTGAGGGCCGGCAAAAACATCCAGCGTCCGGCGAAATCAGACGAAGCATGATGTACGTACAGCAGCCACAGCAGGAATGACACAGCGAGGCCGCTCACCACGATGATGGCTCCAACCACCGGGCGCGGACTGATTCCACTCTGTTCCATGCCGACAATTAAATCATAAAAATCCATCCGGGCCCGCCGAAAGCGGGAGCCACCTGGGCGGGTCTATGCTTTCGTGGAAACTGACAGAGGTCGATTTTGCAGGAAGGCAGTGAGCAGCGTGCTGTTAATTTGCAAGCCGCCGTTGTAGCTGACCAATCCCTTCTTCTTGAACACATTCATAAACTTACTTACCCTGGCGCGGGTGGTGCCAACCATCTCGGCCAAGGTTGATTGGCTCACCTTCAGGGGATACTCCGGCTTCGATTCCTTGGTTATTTGCCCAAACAGCAGCAGAACCCGCGCCAGTCGCCTCTCACTGAAATTGAAGAATTGATCGACCAGGTCTTCCTCGATTCGAATAATCCGGGAAAGCAGATATTCAACAAACAGCGTTGCAAAATGCGGGTCTCGCCTGAGCGCGCGAATCGTGCTCTCCTTTCGCAGGCGAGTGATACTGGATTGCCCAATTGATCTCGCCGTGTAAATCCGCTGAGATTGCTCTCCGAGGCAGCCTTCGCCAAAAAAGCTGCCTCGCTG
The sequence above is a segment of the Terriglobales bacterium genome. Coding sequences within it:
- a CDS encoding Crp/Fnr family transcriptional regulator, with amino-acid sequence EQMRMANKRTLGLSPKVLRKKFGAGMTTRNYRNKEIVFSQGDPADAVFYIQSGTVKLTAVSTRRKKAIIAFLQRGSFFGEGCLGEQSQRIYTARSIGQSSITRLRKESTIRALRRDPHFATLFVEYLLSRIIRIEEDLVDQFFNFSERRLARVLLLFGQITKESKPEYPLKVSQSTLAEMVGTTRARVSKFMNVFKKKGLVSYNGGLQINSTLLTAFLQNRPLSVSTKA
- a CDS encoding DUF420 domain-containing protein, which codes for MDFYDLIVGMEQSGISPRPVVGAIIVVSGLAVSFLLWLLYVHHASSDFAGRWMFLPALNALLNGLCAIALCVGLYFIKHHNREAHRTSMLLAFAFSSVFLISYIVNHALHGDTIFPGHGPVRTLYLSILASHVILSIVALPMVLTTFFFSLTGRFAMHRRIARFTFPIWLYVSITGVVVFLFLRAYAY
- a CDS encoding MBL fold metallo-hydrolase, yielding MTITFLGTAAANAFPEAFCKCRNCAQARTLGGPSLRKRSAALINNDLLLDLGPDIMSASHMHGCSLDEVRYCLQTHPHADHLDLSHLLSRSPAYGVVGAPVLNFYASRETLERAAETFERDLAGYGLLSLEAEKYLNFKIHQIQPLESFTVGTYSVMAFPANHAPGMGAMLYAIEAAGRAVFYGTDTATLFEQTWQTFRQHKMRFDVVILDHTYGPEQPGSDHLSARQVIEHANRMRAEGVLGPHARVFATHIAHEGNPAHPDLAAFAKEHGYEVACDGLVVPI